The following proteins are co-located in the Plasmodium vinckei vinckei genome assembly, chromosome: PVVCY_11 genome:
- a CDS encoding lysophospholipase, putative: protein MVMEGGELNNSELRNTQCSLDGDPKIGCLRNKNGLLLKTYAWIVKNPIGNVLLIHGFKVHTRLNFMKKNIKIPNNNEGLVVDNNNQYIYKDSWIEKFNQNSYSVYGLDLQGHGESQSFGKFKGDFSSFDDLIDDIIQYMNKIYDETSSDNQKDDESNNIATTKKKRLPMYIVGYSMGGHIALRVLQLLGKEKEDRVKAWNSNKYKNGDTMLNNSTNINNNDKGLHDMNNSNYYGSNNSCASISAATNPIASDKHGICYNYFDKFNIKGCICISAMIRIKSKLDPGNEAYKYFYLPLADFLAYVLPHVQMSSEPRNKKSGYFSNICKYYIFRNINGKKYKNMSKFIRATVALDCNINYMPKEIPLLFVHSTDDSICSYEWAVSFYNKANVTDKIFHVVEGMNHDTTTKPGNEEILKKIIDWISNLRANDEGK, encoded by the coding sequence ATGGTGATGGAAGGAGGGGAATTGAATAATAGTGAATTAAGAAATACACAATGTAGTTTAGATGGTGATCCTAAGATTGGTTGTTTacgtaataaaaatggtttacttttaaaaacataCGCATGGATAGTTAAAAATCCTATAGGAAATGTATTGTTAATACATGGATTCAAAGTTCATACTcgattaaattttatgaaaaaaaatataaaaattccAAATAACAATGAAGGCTTAGTAGTAGACAATAATaatcaatatatttataaagatAGTTGGattgaaaaatttaatcAAAATAGTTATTCAGTATATGGACTAGATTTGCAAGGACATGGCGAATCACAATCGTTTGGAAAATTTAAAGGAGATTTTAGTTCTTTTGATGACCTAATTGATGATATAATacaatatatgaataaaatttacGATGAAACCTCAAGTGATAATCAAAAGGATGATGAATCTAATAATATAGCGAcaactaaaaaaaagagactTCCTATGTATATTGTTGGATATTCGATGGGAGGACATATTGCTTTAAGAGTATTACAATTATTAgggaaagaaaaagaagataGAGTTAAGGCGTggaattcaaataaatataaaaatggtgaCACCATGTTAAACAATTCTactaatattaataataatgacaaAGGTCTGCATGATATgaataattcaaattattatggtTCCAATAACTCCTGTGCTAGTATCTCTGCTGCTACAAATCCTATTGCTAGTGATAAACATGGAATATGCTACAATTATTTCGATAAATTCAATATTAAAGGTTGCATATGTATATCTGCCATGATAAGAATAAAATCGAAATTGGATCCTGGAAACGAAGCATAtaagtatttttatttaccttTAGCAGACTTCCTGGCCTATGTCTTACCTCATGTACAAATGTCATCAGAACCACGTAATAAAAAGTCCGGatatttttctaatatatgtaaatattatatatttcgaaatattaatggaaaaaaatataaaaatatgtctaAATTTATAAGAGCAACGGTCGCATTGGAttgtaatattaattatatgccAAAAGAGAttcctttattatttgtccATTCAACAGATGATAGTATTTGTTCTTATGAATGGGCAGTTTcgttttataataaagcaAACGTCACtgataaaatttttcatGTTGTTGAGGGTATGAATCATGATACAACGACAAAGCCAGGAAACGaagaaattttaaaaaaaattattgatTGGATTTCTAATTTAAGAGCGAATGATGAAGGCAAATAA
- a CDS encoding early transcribed membrane protein, with amino-acid sequence MKLTKALYFIAFLLAINVFVPGSNNYVEAKPNPKGGNSLANKIKNNKAALISTILTTLALAAAGTFGVMHLKNKGIFKSKSKASEVKTTPLAGPAKSVVAGSNKNRPPSPSSYPQRAYSPASL; translated from the coding sequence atgaaattaacaaaagcattatattttattgccTTTTTATTGGCCATAAATGTATTCGTCCCAGGATCTAATAATTATGTTGAAGCTAAACCAAATCCAAAAGGCGGTAACTCCCTTgctaacaaaattaaaaataacaaagcTGCACTTATATCTACAATACTTACAACATTAGCATTAGCAGCAGCTGGTACTTTTGGTGTAatgcatttaaaaaataaaggaatCTTTAAATCAAAATCCAAAGCATCGGAAGTTAAAACAACACCCTTAGCTGGTCCAGCCAAAAGCGTAGTCGCAggatcaaataaaaatagaccACCATCACCAAGTAGTTATCCTCAAAGAGCATATTCACCAGCATCACTCTAA
- a CDS encoding lysophospholipase, putative, translated as MMDELESNNDELRSSTRSKLDGDPKIGCLCNKNGLLLKTYGWVVKNAIGIILLIHGLKAHTRLTFMKINIKMPNGSEDLVVDTNNYYIYKDSWIEKFNQNGYSVYGIDLQGHGESQAWKDVRGDFTCFNDLVDDVIQYMNQIQNEISNENQTDDKSHDIITTKKQKLPMYIVGHSMGGNIALRILQLLGKENQYKTNSGKSSNYKKCNIILDSSTDINEIDNDLVENMINDNSVKHISNKRCITNPKNDDSDHSCASTSSTTNAIVSSNDKHEICYNYLDDLNIKGCVSLSGMIILKTSWNAGNKSFKYLYLPATRFLSCVAPHKRTSSSRYKKSEHHANICKYDKFRNSDEVKYKCISELIKGTITLNCNIKYMPKDIPLLFVHSKDDSSCSYEGAVSFYNKVNAHNKKFHSVDGMNHAITIEAGNEDILKAIVDWISDVRSNCEYEIEDE; from the coding sequence ATGATGGACGAACTTGAATCGAATAATGATGAATTAAGAAGTAGTACACGAAGTAAATTAGATGGTGATCCTAAGATTGGTTgtttatgtaataaaaatggcttacttttaaaaacatatggGTGGGTAGTTAAAAATGCTATAGGAATTATATTGTTAATACATGGATTAAAAGCTCATACTCGATTAacttttatgaaaataaatataaaaatgccAAATGGAAGTGAAGACTTAGTAGTAGACACTAATAattactatatttataaagatAGTTGGattgaaaaatttaatcAAAATGGTTATTCAGTATATGGGATAGATTTGCAAGGACATGGGGAATCACAGGCATGGAAAGATGTAAGAGGAGATTTTACTTGTTTTAATGATCTAGTTGATGATGTAATACAATATATGAATCAAATTCAAAATGAAATCTCGAATGAAAATCAAACGGATGACAAATCACatgatataataacaaCCAAAAAACAAAAGCTTCCTATGTATATTGTTGGACATTCGATGGGAGGAAATATTGCTTTAAGGATATTACAATTATTAGGGAAAGAAAATCAATATAAAACTAATTCTGGAAAGTCAAGtaactataaaaaatgtaacatCATTTTAGACAGTTCTACtgatattaatgaaattgATAATGATCTGGTAGAAAATATGATTAATGATAACTCTGTAAAACACATTTCGAATAAGCGCTGCATTACGAATCctaaaaatgatgattcCGATCATTCCTGTGCTAGTACCTCTTCTACGACAAATGCTATTGTTAGTTCTAATGATAAACATGAAATATGctataattatttagatgatttaaatattaaaggtTGCGTATCTTTATCTGGtatgataatattaaaaacatCATGGAATGCTGGAAACaaatcatttaaatatttgtatttaccTGCAACAAGGTTCCTGTCTTGTGTTGCGCCTCATAAACGAACTTCGTCATCACGTTATAAAAAGTCCGAACATCATgctaatatatgtaaatatgataaatttcGAAATAGTGATgaagtaaaatataaatgtatttcTGAACTTATAAAAGGAACGATCACATTGAAttgtaatattaaatatatgccAAAGGATAttcctttattatttgtgcATTCAAAAGATGATAGCTCGTGTTCTTATGAGGGGGCAgtttcattttataataaagtaaatgctcataacaaaaaatttcaTTCTGTTGATGGCATGAATCATGCTATAACGATAGAGGCAGGAAATGAAGACATTTTAAAAGCAATTGTTGATTGGATTTCTGATGTAAGAAGCAATTGCGAATACGAAATAGAAGATG
- a CDS encoding fam-c protein has product MNKNIYSLVTVASYILLIVTIQCFTNNEYLNKYFKKNKNVHDEYEINSIDINNNEKLRYRSLSEHNIEDNYALVPTRIRKPLNNKRSKGFNCFNIFKRDKKTNKSLNNNESFLNEVFRVGNNLDGFLAKNPENLKLLSQLIEKLEKQPSNNNESFLKEALLVGNNKDGFLKNDPETINILSQLKERLDNHPSSKNESFLKELLMVGNNIHDFLANDPESVNILSKLIEKSEKQVSNNNESFLKEALLVGNNKDGFFKNDPETIKLLSQLKERLGNHPSNKNESLLKELLMMGNNLDGFLAKDPESVKILSQLLEKLEKQPSNNNESSLKEILLMENKMHAFFENDPKALELLSQLKERLGNHPSSKNESLLKELLMLGNNTHDFLANDPESVKILSQLIEKSEKQVSNNNESFLKEALLVGNNKDGFFKNDPETIKLLSQLKERAGNHPSKFKQSE; this is encoded by the exons atgaataaaaatatatatagtttaGTTACTGTTGCTTCCTATATCCTTTTGATTGTAACAATACAATGTTTTACTAATAAT gaatatttaaataaatatttcaagaAAAATAAGAACGTACATGAtgaatatgaaataaacagcatagatataaataataatgaaaaactTAGATATAGAAGTCTTTCAGAACATAATATAGAAGATAATTACGCTTTAGTTCCTACTAGGATTCGAAAAcctttaaataataaaaggtCTAAAGGatttaattgttttaatatatttaaaagagataaaaaaactaataaatcattaaataataatgaatctTTTCTTAACGAGGTATTTCGAGTGGGGAATAATCTGGATGGATTTCTTGCAAAAAATCCAGAAAATTTAAAGCTTTTATCACAATTAATAGAAAAACTCGAAAAACAACCTTCAAACAACAACGAATCTTTTCTTAAGGAAGCATTATTGGTGGGAAATAATAAGGAtggttttttaaaaaatgatccAGAAAccataaacattttatcaCAATTAAAAGAAAGATTGGATAATCATCCTTCAAGTAAAAATGAATCTTTTCTTAAGGAATTATTGATGGtaggaaataatatacatgaCTTTCTTGCAAATGATCCAGAAtctgtaaatattttatcaaaattaataGAAAAATCCGAAAAGCAAGTTTCAAATAACAACGAATCTTTTCTTAAGGAAGCATTATTGGTAGGAAATAATAAGGAtggtttttttaaaaatgatccAGAAACCATAAAGCTTTTATCACAATTAAAAGAAAGATTGGGTAATCATccttcaaataaaaatgaatctCTTCTTAAGGAATTATTGATGATGGGAAATAACCTAGATGGGTTTCTTGCAAAAGATCCAGAATCTGTAAAGATTTTATCACAATTATTAGAAAAACTCGAAAAACAACCCTCAAATAACAATGAATCTTCTCTTAAGGAAATATTGCTGATGGAAAATAAGATGCATGccttttttgaaaatgacCCAAAAGCTTTAGAGCTTTTATCACAATTAAAAGAAAGATTGGGTAATCATCCTTCAAGTAAAAATGAATCTCTTCTTAAGGAATTATTGATGTTGGGAAATAATACGCATGACTTTCTTGCAAATGATCCAGAATCTGTAAAGATTTTATCACAATTAATAGAAAAATCTGAAAAACAAGTTTCAAATAACAATGAATCTTTTCTTAAGGAAGCATTATTGGTGGGAAATAATAAGGAtggtttttttaaaaatgatccAGAAACCATAAAGCTTTTATCACAATTAAAAGAAAGAGCGGGTAATCATCCTTcaaaatttaaacaaaGCGAGTAA